A window of the Streptomyces luomodiensis genome harbors these coding sequences:
- a CDS encoding dCTP deaminase, giving the protein MILTGSRITQAVADGDIVIDPFDESAVNPNSYNYRIGPTIRTYDEKVVDAHSPPATEEQTIPAGGLVLQPSRVYLATTKEVIGSDRFVPSLIGRSSLGRLGVFLQISADLGNLGAVHRWTLEITVCQPVHIVPDMIMGQVSFWVPRGERTPYKGYFGNFSTAVLPEANHFA; this is encoded by the coding sequence GTGATTCTTACGGGATCGCGGATTACGCAGGCGGTAGCCGACGGCGACATCGTCATCGATCCATTCGACGAGAGTGCCGTGAACCCCAATAGCTACAACTACCGCATCGGCCCCACGATCCGCACCTACGACGAAAAGGTGGTCGACGCGCACTCGCCCCCTGCCACCGAGGAACAAACCATCCCCGCGGGCGGGTTAGTCCTCCAACCCTCGCGGGTCTACCTGGCCACAACCAAAGAGGTCATCGGAAGCGACCGATTCGTGCCGAGCCTCATCGGGCGTTCCTCGCTCGGCCGACTCGGGGTCTTCCTCCAGATATCGGCGGACCTCGGGAACCTGGGCGCCGTGCATCGCTGGACGCTGGAAATCACCGTCTGTCAACCGGTGCACATTGTGCCCGACATGATCATGGGCCAGGTGTCCTTCTGGGTCCCCCGAGGTGAAAGGACCCCCTACAAGGGATATTTTGGAAACTTTTCGACTGCGGTTCTGCCTGAGGCGAACCACTTCGCATGA
- a CDS encoding UDP-glucose dehydrogenase family protein, with protein sequence MRISVIGTGYLGAVHAAGLAEIGHEVLGMDIDQDKIAALSSGNAPFYEDDFEDMLVRNARDGRIRFTTSLDEAAAFADVHFLCVGTPQSEEGNSADLRQLKGVIRDFVPRIRKDSLLIGKSTVPVGTSDTIRQLISEHGASGVAIELAWNPEFLREGQAVHDTMAPDRIVAGVGSGTAEKRLRDIYDPLIRKGVPFFVTNIATAELVKMASNSFLATKLSFINAMSEICDLTGADVVHLAEAVGEDRRIGRSYFKAGLGFGGGCLPKDIRALYSYGQQANVGKALDFLPVVDEINLRCRERTVAAARRLCGGSLAGAAVAVLGAAFVPNSDDIRDSPALAVATACAAEGALVRVHDVRALQRASQAIPTLTYDDEVLGVCEGADVVLHLTDWREYQDLDPAEVKSVVARTRIFDARNALPADRWRAAGWTFEGIGRPNGGSLAGIA encoded by the coding sequence ATGCGCATCAGCGTCATCGGCACGGGTTACTTGGGTGCAGTCCACGCCGCCGGACTCGCAGAAATCGGCCATGAAGTACTGGGTATGGACATCGATCAGGACAAGATCGCCGCCCTCTCCTCCGGGAACGCTCCCTTCTACGAGGACGACTTCGAGGATATGCTGGTCCGCAACGCGCGGGACGGGCGCATCCGTTTCACAACCTCACTCGACGAGGCAGCAGCCTTCGCCGATGTCCACTTCCTGTGCGTCGGCACACCGCAGAGCGAGGAAGGGAACTCCGCAGACCTCCGCCAGCTGAAAGGCGTGATCCGCGACTTCGTGCCCCGAATTCGCAAGGACTCGCTGCTCATCGGAAAGTCGACAGTTCCGGTCGGCACAAGCGACACCATCCGCCAGTTGATCAGCGAACACGGCGCGAGCGGTGTGGCCATCGAGCTGGCGTGGAACCCGGAGTTCCTGCGCGAAGGGCAGGCCGTGCACGACACGATGGCCCCGGACCGCATCGTCGCAGGGGTGGGATCCGGGACGGCGGAGAAGCGCCTCCGGGACATATACGATCCGTTGATCAGGAAGGGCGTCCCCTTCTTCGTCACCAATATAGCGACCGCCGAACTGGTGAAAATGGCGTCGAACTCTTTCCTGGCGACCAAGCTCTCGTTCATCAACGCGATGTCGGAGATATGCGATCTCACCGGCGCGGACGTGGTGCACCTCGCTGAGGCCGTGGGCGAGGATCGGCGTATCGGACGGTCGTACTTCAAGGCCGGGCTAGGTTTCGGCGGAGGATGCCTGCCGAAAGACATCAGGGCCCTCTACTCATACGGCCAGCAGGCCAACGTGGGGAAGGCGCTCGACTTCCTCCCGGTCGTCGACGAGATCAATCTCCGCTGTCGGGAGCGCACCGTCGCCGCGGCCAGGCGACTCTGCGGCGGATCTCTTGCCGGCGCTGCTGTGGCAGTTCTCGGCGCGGCTTTCGTGCCCAACAGCGACGACATCCGCGACTCCCCGGCGCTTGCCGTCGCCACTGCCTGCGCGGCGGAAGGGGCTCTCGTCCGGGTCCACGACGTCCGCGCACTCCAGCGCGCCAGCCAGGCGATCCCCACGCTCACCTACGACGACGAGGTCCTCGGCGTCTGCGAGGGCGCAGACGTCGTGCTCCACCTCACCGACTGGAGGGAGTACCAGGACCTCGACCCGGCAGAAGTGAAGTCCGTGGTGGCCCGGACCCGCATCTTCGACGCGCGGAACGCGCTGCCCGCGGATCGCTGGCGGGCTGCCGGGTGGACGTTCGAGGGGATCGGCCGCCCCAACGGGGGAAGTCTCGCCGGGATCGCATGA
- a CDS encoding glycosyltransferase family 4 protein, translating to MIQRRHLHSGVLFYPRGGSAQVIRYLLPRLAQTRWIPRHFAGSLGQAGSTSHARTFYEGIDVVGVDYNAAVQSTETGNDPIAAPTPMHPSYEDRIGAPDRIFAAVSPSLYAGLEARWQASFAAGGMGKAGTVHLHHLTPLQAAARAVAPRSRMVTTLHGTELKMLVGMKERVRISRRLGVPMAQLARDLRDFRPLEAQVARLYPRYRSLSEDEQKTVLSTRWSHWEHSEFWIEELHRYHSASDTIVTISDHDTKVAAEVFGESTREPVQIPNAVDVDHFRPAAPDTSRKLELLNTWLVDDAQGWKPGGAPGSIRYTQADVQRLVGPDGRLRPILMFVGRFLEFKNVPTLIRAFADASRGREQRPALLVWGGYPGEWENEHPYDVAVECEITEDVYFVGWRGHQDLPDGLAVADIMVAPSTEEPFGLVYLEAMATKTPVIATRTGGPRRFVVDGGENSNGWFAEPGNVPDLVDTIIRSLSHQGDIRRRAENGYRLVHEHYTWDRIAAQYDSVLGD from the coding sequence ATGATACAACGCCGACATCTGCACAGCGGGGTCCTGTTCTACCCGCGAGGCGGGTCCGCACAGGTCATCAGATATCTTCTGCCACGTCTCGCACAGACCCGTTGGATTCCCCGGCACTTCGCGGGTTCACTCGGCCAGGCCGGTTCCACCTCCCATGCCAGGACCTTCTACGAGGGCATCGACGTGGTCGGCGTCGACTACAACGCGGCTGTGCAGTCGACTGAGACCGGCAACGACCCCATCGCTGCGCCCACGCCGATGCACCCGTCCTACGAGGACCGTATAGGCGCCCCGGACCGCATCTTCGCCGCGGTGTCACCCTCTCTGTACGCAGGGCTCGAAGCGCGTTGGCAGGCCAGCTTCGCGGCCGGCGGAATGGGTAAGGCCGGGACGGTCCACCTGCACCACCTCACACCTCTGCAAGCGGCTGCCCGCGCCGTAGCACCCCGGTCCCGGATGGTGACCACGCTGCACGGCACGGAACTCAAGATGCTCGTAGGGATGAAAGAGCGGGTGCGCATCTCCCGCCGACTCGGTGTTCCCATGGCGCAGCTAGCGCGGGACCTCCGGGACTTCCGCCCCCTGGAGGCACAGGTCGCGAGACTTTACCCCCGGTACCGCAGCCTTTCGGAAGACGAGCAGAAAACAGTGCTCTCGACCCGATGGTCGCATTGGGAACACTCGGAGTTCTGGATCGAGGAGCTGCACCGATACCACAGCGCCAGTGACACAATCGTAACGATCTCGGACCATGACACCAAGGTGGCCGCCGAAGTCTTCGGCGAATCCACGCGGGAGCCCGTCCAGATACCCAACGCCGTTGACGTGGACCACTTCCGCCCCGCTGCGCCCGACACCAGCCGGAAGCTGGAATTGCTTAACACCTGGCTCGTGGACGACGCACAGGGGTGGAAGCCGGGCGGTGCTCCCGGCAGTATCCGGTACACGCAGGCCGATGTGCAGAGGCTGGTCGGGCCCGATGGCCGCCTGCGGCCGATACTGATGTTCGTCGGTAGGTTCCTCGAATTCAAAAACGTGCCGACGTTGATAAGGGCGTTCGCCGATGCGAGTCGCGGGAGGGAACAAAGGCCAGCTCTGCTGGTATGGGGAGGGTACCCAGGCGAATGGGAGAACGAGCACCCCTATGACGTGGCCGTGGAATGCGAAATCACGGAAGACGTCTACTTCGTCGGATGGAGGGGGCACCAGGACCTTCCCGACGGGCTGGCAGTGGCCGACATCATGGTGGCCCCATCGACCGAGGAGCCGTTCGGACTCGTCTATCTGGAAGCCATGGCCACGAAGACGCCCGTCATAGCGACTCGGACAGGCGGCCCGAGGCGATTCGTGGTCGACGGGGGCGAAAACTCGAACGGCTGGTTCGCCGAACCAGGAAATGTCCCCGACCTCGTCGACACGATCATCCGCAGCCTTTCGCACCAGGGCGATATACGACGACGCGCGGAGAACGGATACCGCCTTGTCCACGAGCACTACACCTGGGACCGGATCGCAGCACAGTACGACTCTGTACTGGGCGACTGA
- a CDS encoding ABC transporter ATP-binding protein, whose product MPVNAYEVRGLTKVYAGRKQPANIDVSLDIRSAELFCLLGNNGSGKSTLIRQLACLVKPSAGRIFFFGKDAVRHAQEVHERAGYMPQTGFSLGHLTVSEAVYFSGRLRGLTRRDARRDRDEIVERFGMGRVVKDVSQRLSGGQRRLVQFALCIAGRPDVVILDEPTNDLDAGRRRLIWDVCADLKHDTGSTIVLVTHDVAEAERVIDRVAIMREGRVAGVGTPAELRRNVEERLCVRVMAEARPASTWEWSEPERGSWLTYVHPCELPDFMASLTPEQLGNVRVEPVGLRYLVNKWQAADQGRVLGGVVS is encoded by the coding sequence ATGCCAGTCAACGCCTACGAAGTACGTGGTCTAACGAAGGTGTACGCAGGCAGAAAACAGCCCGCCAACATCGATGTCTCTCTCGACATCCGGTCTGCGGAGCTGTTCTGCTTGCTGGGGAACAACGGGTCAGGAAAGAGCACGCTCATACGCCAACTGGCCTGTCTCGTCAAGCCCTCCGCCGGCCGCATCTTCTTTTTCGGCAAAGACGCGGTACGCCACGCCCAGGAAGTGCACGAGCGGGCGGGATACATGCCGCAGACGGGCTTTTCGCTTGGGCATCTCACGGTGAGCGAGGCCGTCTACTTCTCGGGGCGTCTCCGCGGCCTGACGCGGCGGGACGCACGCCGGGACCGTGACGAGATCGTCGAGCGGTTCGGCATGGGCCGCGTCGTGAAGGATGTCTCCCAGCGGCTGTCCGGTGGCCAGCGGCGACTGGTCCAGTTCGCGCTCTGTATCGCGGGTCGACCCGACGTGGTCATCCTGGATGAGCCGACGAACGACCTGGACGCGGGCCGGCGGCGGCTGATCTGGGACGTGTGCGCGGACCTCAAGCACGACACCGGCTCCACCATCGTCCTGGTGACGCACGACGTCGCGGAAGCCGAGCGCGTCATAGACCGGGTGGCGATAATGCGCGAGGGCAGGGTGGCGGGCGTCGGGACCCCGGCGGAACTTCGGAGGAACGTGGAAGAGAGGCTGTGCGTCCGCGTCATGGCAGAGGCCCGTCCGGCTAGCACGTGGGAGTGGAGCGAGCCGGAACGTGGAAGCTGGCTCACGTATGTCCACCCTTGTGAATTGCCCGACTTTATGGCGAGCCTGACGCCTGAACAGTTGGGCAACGTGCGCGTCGAGCCGGTCGGGCTCCGCTATCTGGTTAACAAGTGGCAGGCTGCGGACCAGGGCCGGGTGTTAGGGGGTGTTGTCTCGTGA
- a CDS encoding HAD family hydrolase, translating into MNGKKISGLLLDMNGVIRHFDDSGAAAGEALAGLPSGTIREYAYQHPSYELAKVGVMDNRQWVSDVRRRLVADFGHHAENAVEAWCEDRGTVDGDALATIRRIRREVPVGVLSNFTDALHADMVFHGMVDEFDYVFPSHDIRVQKPSPLAYLTAVERMSLEVGDVIFFDDQPAYVAGARAAGLSAFLFTSWDRVVEELDRHGVHVSH; encoded by the coding sequence GTGAACGGTAAGAAAATTTCAGGTCTGCTGTTGGACATGAACGGTGTCATCAGGCATTTCGATGACAGCGGGGCAGCTGCCGGTGAGGCCTTGGCCGGGCTGCCCTCCGGCACCATTCGGGAGTACGCCTACCAACACCCCAGCTACGAGCTGGCAAAGGTGGGCGTTATGGACAACCGGCAGTGGGTTTCGGATGTGAGGCGCCGGTTGGTTGCCGATTTCGGCCACCACGCCGAGAACGCAGTCGAGGCTTGGTGCGAGGACCGCGGAACGGTGGACGGTGACGCCCTCGCCACGATCCGGCGGATACGGAGGGAAGTGCCGGTCGGCGTCCTATCCAATTTCACCGACGCGTTGCACGCTGATATGGTGTTCCACGGCATGGTGGACGAGTTCGACTACGTGTTCCCCTCGCATGACATCCGGGTCCAAAAACCGTCGCCGCTCGCCTATCTTACGGCGGTGGAGCGCATGTCGTTGGAGGTCGGTGACGTGATCTTCTTCGACGACCAGCCGGCGTATGTGGCGGGTGCCCGCGCCGCCGGGCTATCCGCCTTTCTCTTCACAAGTTGGGACCGGGTGGTCGAGGAGTTGGACCGGCACGGCGTACACGTCTCGCACTGA
- a CDS encoding dCTP deaminase has product MILTGNEIQRQISDGNITISPFSPGNINPNSYNFTLGDTLIWYPEEILHVTRPNRVVEEKIDESGFVLEPDRIYLGHTVEVMGSDRYVPIIRARSSIARLGLFIHVTADLIDIGSINQWTLQLHAVQPIRVYPGMLIGQVTFWCVEGDIELYRGKYQGSKGPYPSMIHLDGPSTE; this is encoded by the coding sequence TTGATCCTCACAGGAAACGAAATCCAGCGACAGATCTCAGACGGAAACATCACTATTTCGCCCTTCAGCCCGGGCAACATCAACCCCAATAGCTACAACTTCACACTCGGCGACACGCTAATCTGGTACCCCGAGGAGATCCTCCACGTCACCCGACCGAACCGTGTTGTGGAGGAGAAAATCGACGAATCCGGATTCGTGCTGGAGCCGGACCGCATATACCTGGGCCATACCGTCGAGGTAATGGGCAGCGATCGCTACGTACCCATCATTCGAGCCAGATCCAGCATCGCCAGGCTCGGCCTGTTCATCCACGTTACCGCCGATCTCATTGATATCGGCTCCATCAACCAGTGGACTCTGCAACTCCACGCCGTACAGCCGATACGCGTTTACCCGGGCATGCTCATCGGCCAGGTCACCTTCTGGTGCGTCGAGGGGGACATCGAGCTGTACCGCGGAAAGTACCAGGGCAGCAAGGGGCCTTACCCATCCATGATCCATCTCGATGGACCGTCCACGGAGTAG
- a CDS encoding AMP-binding protein, producing the protein MPHTSQALTIADCIDEWGRAPEDRRGFDVFSYPDGTPDIQSLTARELAGRVRAHAVRMAPHINSGSRVAILLPQSMDYVVSMLATIYAGGIAVPLFEPDRQERSGRLRSVLADAEADVWIAHTDARDYIWDMAADPAVKRPRNVVWADEPVALDVPWDPVPTAADDPAYLQYTSGSTSSPSGVVVSHANVLSNVGQFASAFEVSGEANFVSWLPLFHDMGLIAAVMAPLVLGRPSAIMSPESFLRDPVRWLRLMSAWPDTYTASPNFGYERVVDRMKGKVLPDLSLASARVWVTGSEPVKPSTLERFGEVLRNHGGSPEQQRPAYGLAEATLLVTTAAPRQMPRTVSVDRHRLREGVAKPVGRTADDGVLLVSCGTPCGQDIVAVDPDTRTVVPDGALGEIWVSGPNVARTYWRKPERTRRVLNAQLADTEGAHGPDKRWLRTGDTGLVLDGELYFGTRIDDMIVSGGRNIFPHDVEATVESLSDRFVRNRSVAFHYEDSSTQGLIVVAEFRGSSESLSEDRRKLREVVRSAVVAAHDIAVLAVVLVRPGTIPLTTSGKVARSACRAAYAESRLAEIDPSAEPAEPHAADDHDGPLEALVRACGILLRRSDVDPARSFSDLGGDSVLALRASAMCAQAGADVDLGALTSGKPLSEAVSAAPVRRQPEPLPADTATDLPVPISPQQKQFLSLPAANLGNWDISIHLETLRDIDFPKLAAAVELVAKRHDVLRMRFTCDESGRWEQLRDQGDGNLIEVEYAEIEADSAAELDQLVDHHARVVEQRRDIANGPLISLLALEEPRNDVWHLVLSTHHLCADAYTLSMLLHEIQDMYGQIGAPTPPKFVPITTPYTTWAHELPARAVSDAVQRQRPFWAAQVQGHKSPLRPEHGESSTILSSRQSQQVRLSPADTALITNAAFHGLGGVDELTMAALANALGGLSDSGELLFMVRNHGRQLRESGMDLSWTAGWFTNAFPLRFPVSPGSDMREVLSAVRNKLSSVPGSGEGYGLLRYLDGERGAELEATPDVSFNYLGQLDAGLSDIGFGTRFAQRQPALPRDPNLPVSWKFNVKAGILGGSLTLQVAYLQSRYSRDTVRRLLSRTVDDLMGIVRP; encoded by the coding sequence GTGCCACACACCTCTCAGGCCCTCACGATCGCCGACTGCATCGACGAATGGGGGCGCGCACCCGAAGACCGACGCGGATTCGATGTCTTCTCCTACCCTGACGGAACGCCTGATATACAGAGCCTGACCGCTCGGGAGCTGGCCGGCCGTGTCCGCGCCCATGCCGTCCGAATGGCGCCTCATATCAACAGCGGATCACGCGTCGCCATTCTGCTGCCGCAGAGTATGGACTACGTCGTCAGCATGCTGGCGACCATCTACGCGGGCGGTATAGCGGTGCCGTTGTTCGAGCCGGACCGCCAGGAACGCTCCGGGCGTCTGCGATCCGTCCTGGCCGACGCGGAGGCCGACGTCTGGATCGCCCATACGGATGCCCGTGACTACATCTGGGACATGGCCGCCGATCCGGCGGTCAAGCGCCCGCGGAACGTCGTGTGGGCGGACGAACCCGTGGCACTCGACGTCCCCTGGGACCCCGTGCCCACGGCCGCCGACGACCCCGCCTACCTGCAGTACACATCGGGGTCGACCAGCAGTCCGTCCGGGGTGGTGGTCAGCCACGCCAACGTGCTGTCCAACGTCGGGCAGTTCGCCTCCGCCTTCGAGGTATCCGGCGAGGCGAACTTCGTGAGCTGGCTCCCGCTCTTCCACGACATGGGACTGATAGCGGCGGTGATGGCGCCGCTGGTCCTCGGCCGACCGTCCGCCATCATGAGTCCGGAGTCCTTCCTCCGGGATCCGGTCCGTTGGCTCCGCCTGATGTCCGCGTGGCCGGACACCTACACGGCGAGCCCGAACTTCGGATACGAGCGCGTGGTCGACCGGATGAAGGGCAAGGTCCTCCCCGACCTCTCCCTGGCATCCGCGCGGGTCTGGGTGACGGGCAGCGAGCCCGTCAAGCCCTCCACCCTGGAGCGGTTCGGCGAAGTACTGCGCAATCACGGCGGCAGCCCCGAGCAGCAGCGACCCGCGTACGGCCTCGCCGAAGCCACGCTGCTGGTCACCACGGCGGCACCGCGGCAGATGCCGAGGACCGTATCCGTCGATCGGCACCGCCTCCGGGAGGGGGTGGCGAAACCTGTCGGCCGGACGGCGGACGACGGAGTGCTCTTGGTGTCGTGCGGCACGCCCTGCGGCCAGGACATTGTCGCGGTCGACCCGGACACCCGGACCGTCGTGCCCGACGGCGCTTTGGGCGAGATCTGGGTCAGTGGGCCCAACGTCGCCCGCACGTACTGGAGGAAGCCGGAGCGCACGCGCAGGGTCCTCAACGCGCAGCTGGCGGACACCGAAGGCGCACACGGGCCCGACAAGCGCTGGCTGCGCACCGGGGACACCGGGCTGGTGCTAGACGGTGAGCTGTACTTCGGCACGCGGATCGACGACATGATCGTGAGCGGCGGCCGGAACATCTTCCCGCACGACGTAGAGGCGACGGTCGAGTCGCTGTCGGACCGCTTCGTGCGCAACCGGTCAGTCGCGTTCCACTACGAGGACAGCTCCACGCAGGGACTCATCGTGGTCGCTGAGTTCCGAGGCAGCTCCGAGTCGCTGAGCGAGGACCGGAGGAAGCTCAGGGAGGTTGTGCGGTCGGCCGTCGTCGCGGCACACGACATCGCCGTACTGGCCGTGGTCCTGGTCCGGCCCGGCACCATTCCGTTGACGACGAGCGGGAAGGTGGCCCGCAGCGCGTGCCGGGCGGCCTACGCGGAGTCCCGGCTGGCGGAGATCGATCCGTCCGCGGAGCCGGCCGAACCACATGCCGCGGACGACCATGACGGGCCGCTGGAAGCCCTGGTGCGGGCGTGCGGCATCCTGCTGCGCCGTTCGGATGTCGACCCCGCTCGCAGCTTCTCGGACCTCGGCGGGGACTCGGTCCTCGCTCTGCGGGCATCCGCCATGTGCGCGCAGGCGGGCGCGGATGTGGACCTGGGGGCGCTGACGAGCGGGAAACCCCTCAGTGAGGCGGTCAGTGCCGCACCAGTGCGGCGGCAGCCAGAGCCACTGCCTGCGGACACGGCGACGGACCTGCCCGTGCCCATCAGCCCGCAGCAGAAGCAGTTCCTTAGCCTGCCAGCGGCCAATCTCGGAAACTGGGACATCTCCATCCACCTCGAAACCTTACGGGACATCGATTTCCCCAAACTCGCCGCCGCGGTCGAACTGGTGGCCAAGCGGCATGACGTTCTGCGCATGCGCTTCACCTGCGACGAGAGCGGCCGGTGGGAGCAACTCCGGGACCAAGGGGACGGAAACCTGATCGAGGTCGAGTACGCGGAGATCGAGGCGGACTCCGCCGCGGAGCTCGACCAGTTGGTCGACCACCATGCCCGAGTCGTCGAGCAGCGCCGCGACATCGCCAACGGGCCTCTCATTTCGCTACTGGCACTGGAGGAGCCGCGCAACGACGTATGGCACCTGGTGTTGAGCACGCACCATCTCTGCGCCGATGCGTACACCCTGTCGATGCTTCTCCACGAGATACAGGATATGTACGGGCAGATCGGGGCACCGACCCCACCGAAGTTCGTGCCCATCACCACGCCGTACACGACGTGGGCCCACGAGCTGCCAGCCCGGGCCGTGAGCGATGCCGTCCAGCGACAGCGGCCCTTCTGGGCGGCCCAGGTGCAAGGTCACAAGTCGCCTTTGCGGCCCGAGCACGGGGAGTCCTCGACCATCCTGTCCTCCAGACAGTCCCAGCAGGTCCGCCTGTCGCCAGCGGACACCGCGCTGATCACCAACGCGGCCTTCCACGGCCTCGGCGGTGTCGACGAACTGACTATGGCCGCGCTGGCGAACGCGCTCGGGGGTCTGAGCGACTCCGGGGAGCTTCTCTTCATGGTGCGCAACCACGGACGGCAGCTGCGAGAAAGCGGAATGGATCTGTCCTGGACCGCAGGCTGGTTCACCAACGCGTTTCCGCTGCGGTTCCCTGTCAGCCCCGGCTCCGACATGCGCGAGGTTCTGAGCGCGGTGCGCAACAAGCTGTCCTCGGTGCCGGGCAGCGGTGAGGGCTACGGACTGCTGCGCTACCTCGACGGCGAGCGGGGTGCAGAACTTGAGGCGACTCCGGACGTCTCGTTCAACTACCTCGGCCAGCTGGACGCGGGATTGTCGGACATCGGCTTCGGCACGCGCTTCGCCCAGCGGCAGCCCGCGCTGCCGCGCGACCCGAACCTGCCGGTCTCCTGGAAGTTCAACGTGAAGGCCGGAATCCTGGGCGGTTCGCTGACATTGCAGGTTGCCTACCTGCAATCCCGATATTCACGGGACACGGTGCGTCGACTTCTCAGCCGTACAGTCGACGACCTCATGGGAATTGTCCGTCCGTAA
- a CDS encoding ABC transporter permease, with product MYVGQLADLIAIQLLNWRWSWTSTIATGMVAPLISLIGLSRVSERGGSDDLLHLLVGALVLGICFENQNKLASHFAYMRATGALSQFAALPVRPALLVLASATAFFLLSLPSLFVTAVLGSLFLQVGFHLHLLIVIVVPMVTLPMAGLGVVIGSWARNINQAGAISVASTMVMVLIGGILVPPGSLPAGASIVGKISPATYAASAMNQVIAGPVTSRLLSDACFLIAFTVVTFVLATRRIRWRSGEE from the coding sequence GTGTACGTCGGCCAGCTGGCTGACTTGATCGCCATTCAGCTGCTCAACTGGCGGTGGTCGTGGACCTCAACGATCGCCACGGGCATGGTCGCGCCCCTGATCAGCTTGATCGGCCTGTCGCGCGTGTCCGAGCGCGGCGGCTCCGATGACCTGCTGCACCTGTTGGTAGGCGCCCTCGTCCTGGGTATCTGCTTCGAGAACCAGAACAAGTTGGCGTCGCATTTCGCCTACATGCGGGCGACCGGCGCGCTGAGCCAGTTCGCGGCGCTCCCCGTACGACCCGCACTGTTGGTCCTGGCCTCCGCCACCGCCTTCTTCTTACTGTCGCTGCCCTCGCTGTTCGTCACCGCGGTACTCGGGTCCCTGTTCCTCCAAGTCGGTTTCCACCTACACTTGTTGATCGTCATCGTGGTGCCAATGGTGACGCTCCCCATGGCGGGGCTGGGGGTGGTGATCGGCAGCTGGGCCAGGAACATCAACCAGGCAGGGGCCATCAGCGTGGCCTCCACCATGGTGATGGTCCTGATCGGCGGGATCCTCGTACCGCCGGGCTCTCTTCCCGCGGGAGCCTCGATCGTCGGCAAGATCAGCCCGGCCACCTATGCCGCATCCGCCATGAACCAGGTCATAGCTGGCCCCGTCACCTCGCGTCTACTCAGCGACGCGTGCTTCCTCATCGCCTTCACGGTGGTGACGTTCGTGCTGGCGACCCGGCGGATCCGCTGGCGTTCGGGCGAGGAGTGA
- a CDS encoding integrase core domain-containing protein encodes MLLRLAYLGVSNAFAMLRLLPMTDRDKDAEILTLRHQITVLERQLGKDKIRFTPSDRAYLAALLHRLPLHVLRRLRLLVRPDTVLRWHRDLVARRHASSCQPKRPGRPRTVRSIRILVLRLAKENPSWGYRRLHGELLVLGVEVGASTVWEILKEAGIAPAPARNSSTWATFLRAQADALLACDFMETVTLSGMRMYVLVVIEHGSRRIRVLGATAHPSASWVAQAAKNLVMDLEDLGRRARFMIRDRDGKFPALFDAVLNDAGIDVVLSGIQMPRMNSITERWIQTCRRELLDRTLIWNQRHLLHTLREFEQFYNGHRPHQGIANARPLHPLPPPIDDPDTLAHLNIRRHDRLGGILHEYRHAA; translated from the coding sequence GTGCTGCTGCGACTGGCTTACCTGGGTGTGTCGAACGCGTTCGCGATGCTTCGCCTGCTGCCGATGACCGACCGGGACAAGGACGCGGAGATCCTCACCCTGCGCCACCAGATCACCGTGCTGGAACGCCAACTCGGCAAGGACAAGATCCGGTTCACACCCAGCGATCGGGCGTACCTGGCAGCGCTGCTGCACCGGCTGCCCCTGCACGTCCTGCGACGGTTACGGCTGCTCGTACGCCCCGACACGGTACTGCGTTGGCACCGCGACCTCGTCGCACGCCGCCATGCCTCCTCCTGCCAACCCAAACGCCCTGGCCGACCGCGTACCGTGCGCTCGATCCGCATCCTGGTGCTGCGGCTGGCGAAGGAGAACCCGAGCTGGGGGTACCGGCGCCTGCACGGTGAGCTGCTCGTGCTGGGGGTGGAAGTGGGCGCGTCCACTGTCTGGGAGATCTTGAAGGAGGCCGGCATCGCCCCAGCACCCGCGCGGAACTCCAGTACCTGGGCCACCTTCCTTCGCGCACAGGCTGATGCCCTGCTGGCCTGTGACTTCATGGAAACAGTCACGCTGTCGGGGATGCGGATGTACGTGCTCGTGGTGATCGAACACGGCAGTCGCCGGATCCGCGTCCTGGGCGCCACCGCGCATCCGAGCGCATCCTGGGTAGCGCAAGCGGCGAAAAACCTCGTCATGGACCTCGAAGACCTCGGCCGCCGCGCACGGTTCATGATCCGGGACCGGGACGGGAAGTTCCCCGCCCTCTTCGATGCCGTCCTCAACGACGCGGGGATCGACGTCGTGCTCAGCGGCATCCAGATGCCACGAATGAACTCGATCACGGAGCGCTGGATACAGACCTGTCGTCGCGAGCTCCTGGACAGGACATTGATCTGGAACCAGCGACACCTACTCCATACCCTGCGCGAGTTCGAGCAGTTCTACAACGGACACCGACCGCACCAAGGCATTGCCAACGCCAGACCTCTGCACCCCCTGCCCCCACCGATCGACGATCCGGACACGTTAGCCCACCTCAACATACGTCGACACGATCGCCTCGGCGGCATCCTCCACGAGTACCGGCATGCTGCTTGA